In the Naumovozyma dairenensis CBS 421 chromosome 4, complete genome genome, one interval contains:
- the ALG11 gene encoding alpha-1,2-mannosyltransferase ALG11 (similar to Saccharomyces cerevisiae ALG11 (YNL048W); ancestral locus Anc_2.266) has translation MIPYLFFVIAVIGLPIIITRILCNFIRKKLFALPNDFKQQAGHIQTFSNVPSGLKQGSIRRSLILSSLNPNKFNNFRNQKLSSIITQSDKEELSKGKKRRYIYGFFHPYCNAGGGGEKVLWKAVEATLTDDSTNIVLIYTGDIDTDGATILRNVQEKFDYTLDSNRIVFIYLKYRTLVDDKTWPRFTLLGQGFGSIILSIEALFTCPPDVWCDTMGYPFGYPFVSFLLGIPIVTYTHYPIISTDMLKKLRKQPRTMKNLLKYYYWRIFMLSYQAIGKYVTVIVTNSTWTNNHIKQIWSDFPTTIIYPPCSTEKLVSYIETSRKNQCVVLAQFRPEKRHKLIIRSYHSFMNKHPDCKPLNLVFLGSTRSVIDKAYVKELTNLCFEELKIPKHLIEFKTDCPYEEIKAILNESTFGINAMWNEHFGIAVVEYLASGLIPLVHASAGPLLDIVVPWDIVGKKR, from the coding sequence ATGATTCCCTATCTTTTTTTCGTAATAGCAGTTATAGGATTACCTATTATCATAACACGAATATTATGTAACTTTATCCGCAAGAAACTTTTTGCTCTTCCAAACGATTTCAAACAACAGGCTGGTCATATACAAACATTCAGCAACGTACCGAGTGGATTGAAACAAGGTTCAATCAGACGCTCTCTGATTTTATCTTCACTGAATCCtaataaattcaacaaCTTCCGCAAccaaaaattatcatctaTTATTACACAATCtgataaagaagaactctcaaaaggaaagaaaagaagatatatatatgggTTCTTCCATCCATATTGTAATGCCGGCGGGGGTGGGGAGAAGGTTTTGTGGAAAGCTGTAGAAGCAACTTTAACTGATGACTCAACAAATATTGTATTAATTTATACTGGAGACATTGACACCGACGGAGCCACCATTCTTAGAAACGTCCAAGAGAAATTTGATTATACATTGGACTCCAATCGTATcgtatttatatatttaaaatatcGAACCTTAGTGGATGACAAAACCTGGCCAAGATTTACATTATTAGGTCAGGGTTTTGGTTCTATTATCCTCTCTATTGAGGCGCTCTTTACTTGCCCGCCAGACGTATGGTGTGATACCATGGGGTATCCTTTTGGATATccatttgtttcttttttactTGGAATTCCTATAGTGACATACACGCATTATCCAATAATTTCCACTGACATgctgaagaaattaagaaaACAACCTCGAACTATGAAAAACTTactgaaatattattactggAGAATCTTCATGTTGTCTTACCAGGCCATTGGTAAATATGTTACTGTGATCGTTACTAATTCGACATGGACGAACAATCACATAAAGCAAATTTGGTCTGATTTCCCTACAACGATAATTTATCCTCCATGTTCGACAGAGAAATTAGTTAGTTATATTGAAACATCTAGAAAAAACCAATGCGTAGTTTTGGCACAGTTTAGACCAGAAAAGAGGcataaattaattatcAGATCCTATCATAGTTTTATGAATAAACATCCTGATTGCAAACCATTAAACCTGGTTTTCCTCGGGTCAACAAGATCAGTAATCGATAAAGCATATGTCAAAGAATTGACTAATCTTTGTTTCGAAGAACTCAAGATCCCGAAACACTTAATCGAGTTCAAGACCGATTGCCCATacgaagaaattaaagCCATTCTTAACGAATCAACTTTTGGTATCAATGCAATGTGGAACGAACACTTCGGCATAGCAGTTGTTGAGTACCTGGCGTCCGGTTTGATCCCTTTAGTTCATGCTTCTGCGGGCCCGTTATTAGATATTGTCGTCCCTTGGGATATAGttggaaaaaaaaggtGA
- the VAC8 gene encoding protein anchor VAC8 (similar to Saccharomyces cerevisiae VAC8 (YEL013W); ancestral locus Anc_1.441): MGSCCSCLKNTSDSYSDNESNINDSQFNNTNNANIDDDSNILPIADNEREAVTALLGYLENKDNLDFYSGGPLKALTTLVYSDNLNLQRSAALAFAEITEKYVCQVDRKVLEPILILLQSNDSQIQIAACAALGNLAVNNENKLLIVEMGGLNPLINQMMGDNVEVQCNAVGCITNLATRDDNKSKIATSGALIPLTKLAKSKHMRVQRNATGALLNMTHSGENRKELVNAGAVPILVSLLSSTDPDVQYYCTTALSNIAVDEENRQKLSQTEPRLVTKLVNLMDSTSSRVKCQATLALRNLASDTSYQLEIVRAGGLPHLVKLIQSDSIPLILASVACIRNISIHPLNEGLIVDAGFLKPLVNLLDYKDSEEIQCHAVSTLRNLAASSEKNRKEFFESGAVEKCKELALVSPISVQSEISACFAILALADVSKLDLLDMDILDALIPMTYSANQEVSGNAAAALANLCSRINNYNKIIEFWNKPSNGIRGFLLRFLDSDYATFEHIALWTILQLLESHNEKIMNLVKSDKDMIDGVTRMANVTFERIQNSGIDINENGENRADKNKNGQANGEIENSRMSEPVEDASIELYNITQQILQFLN, translated from the coding sequence ATGGGTTCATGTTGTAGCtgtttgaaaaatactTCAGATTCGTATTCAGATAATGAATCCAATATCAATGATTCTCAATTTAACAATACAAACAATGCTAACATAGACGATGACTCTAACATCCTACCCATTGCAGATAATGAAAGAGAAGCCGTCACTGCATTGTTAGGatatttagaaaataaagataatttgGACTTCTATTCAGGTGGTCCATTAAAGGCATTAACCACTTTAGTCTATTCggataatttgaatttacaAAGAAGCGCAGCTTTAGCATTCGCTGAAATTACTGAAAAATACGTTTGTCAAGTTGATAGAAAAGTCCTAGAAccaattttaattttattacaAAGTAATGATtctcaaattcaaattgcCGCTTGTGCAGCTTTGGGTAATTTGGCtgtaaataatgaaaataaattattgataGTAGAAATGGGTGGATTAAATCCATTAATTAATCAAATGATGGGAGATAATGTGGAGGTTCAATGTAACGCGGTAGGTTGTATTACCAATTTGGCTACAAgagatgataataaaagCAAAATTGCAACTTCTGGTGCATTGATTCCATTGACAAAATTGGCTAAATCAAAGCATATGAGAGTACAGAGAAACGCCACGGGGGCTCTACTGAATATGACCCATTCAGGTgaaaatagaaaagaaTTAGTAAATGCTGGTGCTGTCCCAATCTTGGTGTCTTTACTGTCATCTACTGATCCTGATgttcaatattattgtaCTACTGCATTATCAAACATTGCTgtagatgaagaaaatagaCAAAAATTATCCCAAACTGAACCTCGGTTGGTTACTAAGCTAGTGAATCTAATGGattcaacttcttcaagAGTCAAATGTCAAGCAACTTTGGCATTAAGAAATTTAGCATCCGATACAAGTTACCAATTAGAAATTGTGAGGGCAGGAGGATTGCCTCATTTGGttaaattgattcaatCAGATTCAATTCCATTGATATTAGCAAGTGTTGCTTGTATTCGTAATATATCCATTCATCCATTAAATGAAGGGTTAATAGTAGACGCTGGTTTTTTAAAGCCTTTAGTTAATTTACTAGACTATAAAGATTCAGAGGAGATTCAATGTCATGCAGTTTCCACCCTAAGAAACTTAGCAGCTTCTTCAGAAAAGAATCGTAAAGAATTTTTCGAAAGTGGTGCTgttgaaaaatgtaaaGAACTAGCCCTAGTATCACCTATCAGTGTTCAAAGTGAAATATCCGCATGCTTTGCAATCCTTGCATTAGCAGATGTCTCAAAATTAGATCTTTTAGACATGGATATACTAGATGCACTAATCCCAATGACTTATTCTGCCAATCAAGAGGTTTCAGGAAACGCTGCAGCTGCCTTAGCCAATTTATGCTCAAGAATAAATAActataataaaatcattgaattcTGGAACAAACCCAGTAATGGCATTCGCGGTTTCTTATTAAGATTTTTAGATAGTGATTATGCAACATTTGAGCATATTGCACTTTGGACGATATTACAGCTCTTAGAAAGtcataatgaaaaaataatgaatttagtCAAATCAGATAAAGACATGATTGATGGGGTTACAAGAATGGCTAATGTaacatttgaaagaatACAAAATTCTGGTATAGATATAAATGAGAATGGCGAAAACAGAGCTGACAAAAATAAGAATGGACAAGCAAATGGAGAAATCGAGAATTCTAGAATGTCCGAACCAGTAGAAGATGCAAGCATAGAGTTATACAATATTACTCAGCAAATACTTCAATTTCTAAACTAA
- the NDAI0D01250 gene encoding uncharacterized protein gives MKNLKGYNEANQSKIRKHIKNYSGLFITKPSYSKLSTVAKGSNFWELVCYKNMDFFKPSHERTESFSLSTPCCKLCQYKIGMTRGFATARLWTVNKLLRTNSEKKMLISKDSKSTILQTNPFLEKVVHHNIFSFECFTDTKTILLVLILLFSILYVLNLLVHIVHDLVDVTQKTLRWVFLIKFLCNDGFSGSRMSILCLAKNCVFGWLGI, from the coding sequence atgaagaatctCAAAGGTTACAATGAAGCAAATCAAAGCAAAATAAGAAAGCATATAAAAAACTACTCAGGATTATTCATAACAAAGCCGTCGTATTCGAAGCTTTCAACCGTAGCAAAAGGATCTAATTTCTGGGAGCTTGTATGTTACAAAAATATGGACTTCTTCAAGCCTTCCCATGAGAGAACAGAGTCATTTTCCTTATCTACACCATGTTGCAAGTTGTGCCAGTATAAAATAGGAATGACAAGAGGTTTTGCCACAGCAAGGCTATGGACTGTAAACAAATTATTGAGAACGAATAGcgaaaagaaaatgctTATCTCCAAAGATTCGAAAAGCACAATACTTCAAACCAACCCGTTTTTAGAAAAAGTAGTGCATCATAATATCTTTAGTTTTGAATGCTTTACAGATACGAAGACAATACTTTTAGTGCTGAtccttcttttttcaattctttatgTTTTGAATCTGCTCGTACACATAGTTCATGATCTAGTAGATGTTACACAAAAGACCCTGCGATGGGTTTTTCTCATCAAGTTTCTTTGTAATGATGGTTTTTCAGGTTCCAGGATGAGTATACTTTGTCTTGCGAAAAATTGCGTTTTTGGTTGGCTGGGAATATGA
- the LAP2 gene encoding bifunctional aminopeptidase/epoxide hydrolase (similar to Saccharomyces cerevisiae YNL045W; ancestral locus Anc_2.268), which produces MYSLLKAFPPRTRVRSISLVPPRKIRMNAMLPDILESRRPKESPEFDHSTLSNYKSYQVHHTRLELQILFDECIVKGRVIYNLSARGVDFHEIALDSSFLNIESIQLNNETIENFEVLPRIEPLGSKITIKPPTIPKEPFELGLTFTTTDRCTALQWLTKKQTSGMPYVFSQLEAIHARSLFPCFDTPSVKSPFSASITSPLPVVFSGISTGSKNNIYCFEQKVPIPAYLVGIASGDLASAAIGPRSTVYTEPFRLEEAKWEFSDDVEKFIQAAENIIFDYEWGTYDILINVNSYPYGGMESPNMTFATPTLIAHDKSNIDVIAHELAHSWSGNLVTNCSWNHFWLNEGWTVYLERRIVAAIHGESTRHFSALIGWNDLENSIHAMRNPNRFSTLVQNLNDGTDPDEAFSSVPYEKGFNLLFFLENLLGGTKEFDPFIKHYFKKFSYKSLDTFQFLDTLFEFFTDKRELLENVDWETWLFKPGMPPKPQFDTTLANTVYALAKKWLHNASEFNSVEEFESAFSSEDIKGFNSNQIVLFLEVLVQKEFLGHNAPGGYDWANYPLASSSLLSIYSEKIAQSQNAEIIFKTFKFEILCALNIYYEKLAAWLGTVGRMKFVRPGYRLLDSVDHKLAVDTFHKFKDSYHPICKMLVSQDLNMVEKM; this is translated from the coding sequence ATGTACTCTCTTTTGAAAGCGTTCCCACCAAGAACACGTGTCAGGTCAATTTCCTTGGTCCCGCCAAGAAAAATAAGGATGAATGCAATGCTACCAGATATCCTAGAATCACGAAGACCAAAGGAGTCCCCAGAATTTGATCATTCGACCTTGTCAAATTATAAATCCTATCAAGTCCATCACACAAGGTTGGAATTACAGATACTATTCGATGAGTGTATTGTTAAAGGTAGAGTGATTTATAATTTATCTGCCCGCGGAGTAGATTTTCACGAGATCGCGCTCGATTCCTCATTTTTAAACATAGAATCTATCCAACTTAACAATGAAACGATCGAAAATTTCGAGGTATTACCAAGAATTGAGCCATTAGGTTCAAAGATAACCATCAAACCACCAACGATTCCAAAGGAACCATTTGAGTTAGGCTTAACATTTACAACTACAGATAGATGCACAGCACTCCAATGgttaacaaaaaaacagACGTCTGGTATGCCCTATGTATTCTCTCAATTAGAGGCAATACATGCCAGAAGTTTGTTCCCATGCTTTGATACACCTTCAGTTAAGTCTCCCTTTTCTGCAAGTATTACATCTCCTTTACCTGTTGTGTTTTCTGGTATATCTACTGGGAgcaaaaataatatctatTGTTTTGAACAGAAAGTTCCAATACCAGCCTATTTAGTAGGGATTGCCTCCGGTGACCTAGCAAGTGCTGCAATTGGACCTCGTTCTACTGTATATACAGAACCATTCCGTTTGGAAGAAGCAAAGTGGGAATTCTCCGATGATGTCGAGAAATTCATTCAAGCCGctgaaaatattattttcgaCTATGAATGGGGTACTTATGATATATTGATCAACGTGAACTCCTATCCGTATGGTGGGATGGAATCTCCAAATATGACTTTCGCTACGCCAACGTTAATTGCACACgataaatcaaatattgATGTGATTGCGCACGAGTTAGCCCATTCTTGGTCCGGGAATTTGGTCACAAACTGCTCCTGGAACCATTTTTGGCTAAATGAAGGTTGGACGGTCTATTTAGAAAGGAGAATTGTAGCTGCTATCCATGGAGAATCCACTAGACATTTCAGTGCATTAATTGGCTGGAACGATCtagaaaattcaattcatgCGATGAGAAATCCAAATAGATTTTCAACTCTGGTccaaaatttaaatgatggCACAGATCCAGATGAAGCCTTTTCCTCTGTTCCCTATGAAAAGGGGTTcaatttattgttttttttggaaaacttATTGGGGGGTACCAAAGAGTTTGATCCTTTTATTAAGCACtattttaagaaattttctTACAAATCTTTAGATACGTTTCAATTTTTGGATACACTGTTCGAGTTTTTCACGGATAAAAGGGAATTGTTAGAAAATGTGGATTGGGAAACATGGCTATTTAAGCCAGGTATGCCACCTAAACCTCAATTTGATACCACTCTGGCAAATACTGTGTATGCACTCGCTAAAAAATGGTTACATAACGCATCTGAATTTAATTCGGTAGAAGAATTTGAGTCTGCATTTTCTTCAGAGGATATTAAGGGATTCAATTCCAATCAAatagttttgtttttagAAGTCTTGGTTCAAAAGGAATTTTTAGGACATAACGCCCCAGGAGGGTATGACTGGGCTAATTATCCTTTGGCGTCCAGTTCATTACTGAGTATTTATAGTGAAAAAATTGCTCAGTCACAAAATGCggaaatcattttcaagaCATTTAAGTTTGAAATCCTTTGTGCATTAAACATTTACTACGAAAAATTAGCTGCTTGGTTAGGTACTGTTGGAAGAATGAAGTTTGTCCGCCCAGGTTATAGATTATTGGACAGTGTTGATCACAAATTAGCTGTTGATACATTCCACAAATTTAAGGATAGTTACCATCCTATCTGCAAGATGTTGGTGAGCCAAGATTTAAATATGGTTGAGAAAATGTAG